CTTCctcatcgtcatcatcatctTCATTGTCATCAGCATCACTATCGGAAGCTGCGTCACTGCCTGCATTGCCATTTGTAAGCTTCGTTGCATTTTCCTCATCTGCGCTGTTTTCTTCAACATCTTCATCGTCGTCACTCTCTTCGCCACGCGCACTTAAGGGATTATGTCCATCCTTCATGTCTAGTACTGCTAAAATTTGGTGCACGGCTGTCAGATTTAGACTGTCACATAGATGAGGGAATAGTGCATTCACAATATTACGCAGCGCAATTGCATTCTGTGAGAGTAAATGCAGGAATAGATCCACTACAACCTCAATCCACTCGGGCTCCTCGCTctgcaatttaaaaaatttatgaaaataacgCATACGCTAATGTAAATATAACGTAATTCTAATTTTGAACAAGTCTAACCTCGCTATCAGCTGTTTTGATGCCTTCCTTAGCCTTTTGCTTGCTCTTGTGTTTCTCTTTAATGCGCTGCATGCACTTGAGCAGGTCTTCTATAGCCGGTCCAGCCATTTCCGGTTCGCGGAACAACTGCAAGCCCATATTTAGcagtaaaatttggaaaaccaGTTCCAATTTATCATTATCAACTGCTGTCTTGGCCGACTTCGTTTTCTCCTTTTTCTTACCGCTCGTCTCAGCAACACTTACGGCTGCGTGCATTTGTCGCCAATATTTCAGCAAAGATTCATCATACTGTTTGATGCGAAAACTTTTTGACGCGTGCTTTTGCTCAACGCGCTCATTACAGTATTGCACTAATTTCAAGAGCAGCTGCTTTTCCTGCTTCAAGTCGACCAAACGACTCTGCATACTGGTGTAGAACATATTTTTGCATTGTTCGCCAAAATCATTGCTGAAAGCGGATGCCGCTTCCTTCTTGCATATGACAGCTGATGCTGTAACATGGAAGATGCCACAGGTGAGCAGAAAACGTAATTGCTGCTCGCGCCAATCGTATGCCTGACGCACAGCTTTGTGTGCCAGCAAATGCTGTAACATGAAACCAGCATTCATGCGTTCGAAATTGAGCCATGTGTCGCTGGCATTATCGACATTCTTCACCTGCGTGCCGAGAAAGATGTCGCGATAGAGCAAATTCAGTTGCTTGACGCCCGCTGCGCCCAAAGCATTTATTAATTGATGCACAACGCGTGTGCTCGTATACTTTTCAATGCCAAAAAGGCCAGGCGGTAGTATAAGACGGCGTATTACAGCCACCAATTGTTCGTCGTCGCCAAGTTTTGTGCAACAACCCACCAAAGCTTCGAAGAAGTCATCGTAGAAAGCTTTTAGAGTTTCATCTTtcttttgcttttgatttttaaGCCCTTCAACTAGCAGACGCATAAAATTCGCACTTAATAGATCTGCAACGACCACCTGCTTCTTTGCCGCTTCCTGCGTTTGTTGCCAACTATTAAATACGTCGGTAGCTATTTTCAGTGTAATTAACTCGCGTAATTTATTGCTGGTTTCCAGACCCGCATCAACCTGTTCCGTCCAGAAGTTCTTAAGATTGTTGCTAGTAGCCAAGCAAGCGCCGAATAGCTCGAAAGCCGGATGTGTTAGTTGTTGCATGTTATTGTGTTCCCAAAAGAGTCGATAGAAGTGCGCATAACTATCGGCGTTTAGCAGCTCGGAGCTGCCAAAATGTGCCTTTAAAAATTTGGCATTtacgatttttggaaatttgcgCTGCACAGCAATGAGGCAGTGCACGGTTTGTAGTGTTTGTTTCGGCCAAGCGCGTTGCAACTCAATTTGCAACAGCGGCCACACTACGTCACTGAATTGTTTTGCAGCAACCTTTTCTACCAACTCTATAAGTAGTGCATAAGCTAGCGATGCATGATAGCTGCGTTGTTTTGTCGCCTGCAATAATGTGTTTATGATACGTTCCAAATGTTCACTATTCTGCAAGTTGTCCAAACGACCAGATTGTTGTAAAGCACCACAAACTAGTATTTTACCAACAACAGCATCCGCGTCGTCCTGTAGcagaaacaaatacaaattaatcaCCATTAATTTACCAATTATACTAACATTTATTTACCTTGTTGCCGACAGTGGCGCCCACACTCAGCTCTTTTTGcatagtgctaaaaatattttccaacgtGATTTCATGTTCGTCGAAGGCTTTTAGCAACGCAACCAATCCGGTGTAAAATCCCGCACGCGAGACATTCGTTGCAGCGCCACAGCCACGCACTAAACGTTTCAGCGTGTAGGTCAGTTCTTTTTGTCGCTGTAAAtgacagatttttttttaaacgtgctCGTTTAACTCAATATCAAATACAAACCTTCTCGGCTTCTTTGGTTTTGCTTAGTTGTTGCAAAAGCTGTAACGCAGCTTTCATGCGTTTATCCTCCTCTTCATTTGTTAACTCTTTGAAATGTTGGAATATGGATTTATTCACTACGTTGGTTGCTTTTTCCAACTTAGGTTGCTCTGACACAGTCGTTTCTCCTGAGCCATTTGTAACACCATTGGGTAGCAACTTTGTTTTCTTTGGCACCTTTGCAGCTGGCGCGCTACTTTTTTCGACTTCTATTGCATCATCGGCAGGAGGATCTCGCTTCACTGCTTTTTTAGCTGATTTAACTTTCATTtccttgaaatttatttaattctgtAATCAATTTTGCTAGAAAACAACCCAAGATCAACAAGCACATGTGAGGAAATGGTTGCCAGACTTACGAGAAATGCAATTTGCTGAAAGTATATAAGTGGGCTGCCAGGTGTACACAAATTATGtgtcaatttattaaaaaatatatgacttAAATCCGCaaacataaatcaaaaagaCAACagtttaatagttttcaaaagatataatattttttaaaagacaaacacataattatcattaatttattaacataatCACAGTTTGGCAGGCACCCGTTTTTCATAAACAAGTTTTAGTATCACTGTTGTAGTTGGCATTTGTGGTTTACTGTGTTTTCCTTGCTTAGCACTTCTCCGGAATTGTGCATAAAAATTaggaaaatacatttaaaaaaacaaatctgAGTGGAAAGTAAGGGGTGCTGCATCTTTTGAGTGCTACAACAATGAAGAAAGTATTGATGGTAGCGGAGAAGCCGTCTTTGGCGGCGTCACTTGCTTCTATTCTCTCCAATGGGCGCAGCACGACAAAAAAAGGTATGTAGCCACCCCCACTCTCTTATTGCTACGCTTATATGAAAATCTGCTTTTCATCCTAATAGCATCGAATAGCTCTTCAACTCATGAATGGGTTGGTCCATTCCGTGATGACCGCAGCGTGCTGTTTCGCATGACGTCAGTGTGCGGTCACGTCATGACACTCGATTTTGTAGGCAAATACAACTCTTGGGATCGTGTAGACCCGGCAGAACTGTTTGGCTGTCCAACCGAAAAGAAGGAAGCCAATCCCAAGCAACATATGCGCACATTTTTGGCATCAGAGGCGCGAGGCTGCGAATATTTAGTGCTCTGGCTCGATTGTGATAAAGAGGGTGAAAATATTTGCTATGAAGTAATGGATGCAGTGTCGCGTATCATACCAAATGTATACAGTCGCAATGTTACATATCGTGCGCACTTTTCTGCCATTACCGACAAGGATATAAAAGGCGCCATGGAGTCACTTGGTTATCCGAATGAGAATGAATCTAAGTCGGTGGATGCACGTCAAGAGCTCGACTTGCGTATCGGCTGTGCATTTACACGCTTCCAGACAAAATTTTTCCAAGGACGCTATGGTGATTTGGATTCATCGTTGATATCCTATGGGCCATGCCAAACACCCACGTTAGGTTTTTGCGTGAAACGGCATGACgatatacaaacatttaaaCCGGAAAGTTTTTGGTACCTGCAATTACTGGCGGGACAACCCGAAATTACGTTAGCATGGGCACGCGTACGCGTATTCAAAAAAGAAATTGCTATCATGTTAATGCAACGTGTCAAGGAACAAAAGGAAGCGCTGTAAGCTCGATAAAATTAATTCCTAAAGGCTGTTTAATGTTATGTGTTGTCTACTTTTAGGGTGGAGAGCGTAACTTCCAAAGAGCAGTTCAAGGGTCGCCCGCAGGCTTTAAACACAGTAGAGTTGATGCGTATTTGCAGTTCAGGACTGGGTATCGGTCCATTTCAAGCTATGCAAATCGCCGAGCGTTTATATACTCAGGGCTATATAAGTTATCCGCGTACAGAAACCAATCAGTATCCCACGAATTTCGATTTGCAGTGAGTAGACCACAAGTTTTGTCTACCAACTGCAatcaaacttattttatttaattttagcgCCGTTCTACGTGTATTGCAACCCTCCAGCGAATTTGGCGAGGAGGCGCGTGGCATATTAAGCGACTACAATGCGCCGCGTAAAGGCAAAGACGCCGGTGACCATCCGCCCATCACACCTATGAAGCTAGCGAATCGTAGCGACTTTGATAGAGACACTTGGCGCGTATATGATTTTATTTGCCGACATTTCCTCGGTACAGTGTCACGTGATTTGAAATATCGCACTACCACCGCTAAACTGCGTGTCGGCTTGGAGACATTTTCGTGCACCGCAAACGTATTACTTGATCCGGGCTACACAAAAGTAATGACCTGGCAGGCATTCGGCCGCGACGAGGCTATACCGCCCTTTGTGGAGGGTGAAAAAGTGGCCATAAACGATGTACGCTTGGCGGAATCTCAAACTGGACCACCGGACTACCTCACCGAAGCCGAATTGATCACGCTGATGGAACAACATGGCATTGGCACAGATGCCTCTATACCGGTGCATATCAACAACATTTCACAGCGTAATTACGTGCGCATCGAAACCGGACGTAAGCTGATACCAACAACGCTGGGAATTGTGCTGGTGCATGGCTATCAGAAGGTACTTCTTTTtctgtaattaaaattatttcgtttCAATACATATACGTTTTTGCAGATTGATCCGGAGCTCGTCTTGCCCACAATGCGTTCTGAGGTCGAGCGCATGCTGAATCTTATTGCCAAAGGCTCAGCTGATTTTCAAGCTGTGCTGCGACATGCCATCGAGATATTTCGTTTGAAGTTTTTATTCTTCGTCAAAAACATCGCCAGCATGGATAGCTTGTTTGAGGTCTCTTTCTCGCCACTAGCCGAAACTGGCAAGGCGCACTCACGTTGCGGCAAGTGTCGACGTTAcatgaaatatatacaagtaaaacaaattttcatactCATATTAACTCAAAATACTAATACTTTTGTTTCTTTCctttcattttcttttattttttttacaccttttttaatttatttatttcttttatatttttttatttaaattttttttcgtttacattttttatgatatattattattttttttattatatattatttttattttattatatattattaaattttgtgtttatgtaaaattttctgtttttttttattaaaattttttttttataaaatttattgtttatttttttttaatttcattgtttttattattcgattttttttttaattttttttttattaaattttttgtttttataaaatttttattaaattttttgtttttttattattaaattttatatatttttttcttaaaatttttgttttattaaatttatttttattttttattaaatttattgtttttatatttcaaaattttttttaatatttttttttattaaatcttttgtttttataaaattttctattgtttttatcaaatttattgtttatttttaattaaattttttgtttttatattattaaatattttttatatattttttcattaaaattttttttattaaatttattgttttctttttattaaatttattgtttttttttattattaaatttattgtttttattattatatttttttaaattttttttattattattaaatttattgtttttattattatatttaaaaaaaaatttttttattattaaatttatttattttttttattattaaaattattattatttttttgttaaatttattgttttttttttgcttattaaatttattagacaAAACCTGCGCGCTTGCATTGCTCTCAATGCGACGAAACCTATTCGTTGCCTAACGGCGGTAATGTTAAAGTCTATCGTGAATTCAAATGTCCGCTGGACGATTTTGAATTGTTGGCATTTACCACCGGCGCCAAGGGACGCTCATATCCATTCTGCCCCTATTGCTACAATAATCCACCATTCAGGGATATGCCCAAAAATGGCGGTTGCAACTCTTGCACGCATCCCACCTGCCCACACTCACTCAATACGCTCGGTATTTCGGGTTGTGTGGAGTGTGAGCATGGCATACTCGTGCTGGACTGCACATTGGCGCCTAGTTGGAAGTTGGGTTGCAATCGTTGCGATGTCATAATCAATTGTTTCAAGGGTGCGACCAAAGTGTCGGTGGAAGGTAagtcaaaattaacaaaaaaataaataacatgtttactataatttataaatttaccaGAACAAAAGTGCACGGAATGCGGCGCTCAACTAGTCAATGTAGTATACAAATCGGATAAAACAAAGTTCAAGGACAGCACTGAGGAGAAGAGCGGCTGTGTCTTCTGTTCTAACGATTTTGCGCATCTTGTGGAGAAACATCGTGCCGTCGCATCGCGTCCAGTCAACGTACGTGGTGGCGCTCGTGGCGGTGGGCGTGGTGGTGCTAAAGGTGGACGCGGTGGCGCAGGCGGTGGACGTGGCGGACGTGGACCGCGTCAGCCAAAGGACAAAATGGCCCAATTAGCGGCATATTTCGTTTAGTTTAGACACAGCGAGTTGGagaagtatgtatatttatgcattttgcAAGCAGTAGCAGCTGTTGGCAGCTACAAGAAAGCGCGTGCGTGTTGCAACTTATGCGGTGTAAGCGAATCAGTAGTTAATGAATTGTACAGTTTTGTCTTGTAtgactttttatatataaattatacatatatacatacatgtaacgTTAACGTATAAGTTCAA
The sequence above is drawn from the Bactrocera oleae isolate idBacOlea1 chromosome 5, idBacOlea1, whole genome shotgun sequence genome and encodes:
- the Mybbp1A gene encoding myb-binding protein 1A yields the protein MKVKSAKKAVKRDPPADDAIEVEKSSAPAAKVPKKTKLLPNGVTNGSGETTVSEQPKLEKATNVVNKSIFQHFKELTNEEEDKRMKAALQLLQQLSKTKEAEKRQKELTYTLKRLVRGCGAATNVSRAGFYTGLVALLKAFDEHEITLENIFSTMQKELSVGATVGNKDDADAVVGKILVCGALQQSGRLDNLQNSEHLERIINTLLQATKQRSYHASLAYALLIELVEKVAAKQFSDVVWPLLQIELQRAWPKQTLQTVHCLIAVQRKFPKIVNAKFLKAHFGSSELLNADSYAHFYRLFWEHNNMQQLTHPAFELFGACLATSNNLKNFWTEQVDAGLETSNKLRELITLKIATDVFNSWQQTQEAAKKQVVVADLLSANFMRLLVEGLKNQKQKKDETLKAFYDDFFEALVGCCTKLGDDEQLVAVIRRLILPPGLFGIEKYTSTRVVHQLINALGAAGVKQLNLLYRDIFLGTQVKNVDNASDTWLNFERMNAGFMLQHLLAHKAVRQAYDWREQQLRFLLTCGIFHVTASAVICKKEAASAFSNDFGEQCKNMFYTSMQSRLVDLKQEKQLLLKLVQYCNERVEQKHASKSFRIKQYDESLLKYWRQMHAAVSVAETSGKKKEKTKSAKTAVDNDKLELVFQILLLNMGLQLFREPEMAGPAIEDLLKCMQRIKEKHKSKQKAKEGIKTADSESEEPEWIEVVVDLFLHLLSQNAIALRNIVNALFPHLCDSLNLTAVHQILAVLDMKDGHNPLSARGEESDDDEDVEENSADEENATKLTNGNAGSDAASDSDADDNEDDDDDEEDEDDDDDDDDEDEEATSADKLRNAISQALMEHGGTPTAADEDDDMASIDLNDMSEEQGRKLDEALAEAFKVMRKTGGGGAAAKKSKSYRVKITTVMHFRIRVLDLLEIYLQQQPPLLIAIEIMLALYNMLPYCVGGELKPLQTKVEKVLQKLTTLKCDTADVREDELVAFIRLIVEQKSSAAAFEAMNKMRNKCIIFLVNNANKIAVEKSVECKKVLTLCQEYIQEFLQSRNPSVNITLLSDIFRLRWTGVWNLAVTLTHDGLNMKTRAFRRIQIYEILDVLYKNHDLQRLDVSSAKKQLNDIENVLCAHIKTLAANTNVEVSPKEYSVLLQLLLQAQKTHQRLQLKSALADASIAQAVQSMRADTTALLQRYCAAYKLPIVRNKEQPKLNGKHVEENAEIANGQYEKQVQETVEVGENGVVEEQKIKRKKTTDNALRKLKKQKKEQRLQIASAGLNGGFAFVRPTSQEEESENESA
- the Top3beta gene encoding DNA topoisomerase 3-beta, producing the protein MKKVLMVAEKPSLAASLASILSNGRSTTKKASNSSSTHEWVGPFRDDRSVLFRMTSVCGHVMTLDFVGKYNSWDRVDPAELFGCPTEKKEANPKQHMRTFLASEARGCEYLVLWLDCDKEGENICYEVMDAVSRIIPNVYSRNVTYRAHFSAITDKDIKGAMESLGYPNENESKSVDARQELDLRIGCAFTRFQTKFFQGRYGDLDSSLISYGPCQTPTLGFCVKRHDDIQTFKPESFWYLQLLAGQPEITLAWARVRVFKKEIAIMLMQRVKEQKEALVESVTSKEQFKGRPQALNTVELMRICSSGLGIGPFQAMQIAERLYTQGYISYPRTETNQYPTNFDLHAVLRVLQPSSEFGEEARGILSDYNAPRKGKDAGDHPPITPMKLANRSDFDRDTWRVYDFICRHFLGTVSRDLKYRTTTAKLRVGLETFSCTANVLLDPGYTKVMTWQAFGRDEAIPPFVEGEKVAINDVRLAESQTGPPDYLTEAELITLMEQHGIGTDASIPVHINNISQRNYVRIETGRKLIPTTLGIVLVHGYQKIDPELVLPTMRSEVERMLNLIAKGSADFQAVLRHAIEIFRLKFLFFVKNIASMDSLFEVSFSPLAETGKAHSRCGKCRRYMKYIQTKPARLHCSQCDETYSLPNGGNVKVYREFKCPLDDFELLAFTTGAKGRSYPFCPYCYNNPPFRDMPKNGGCNSCTHPTCPHSLNTLGISGCVECEHGILVLDCTLAPSWKLGCNRCDVIINCFKGATKVSVEEQKCTECGAQLVNVVYKSDKTKFKDSTEEKSGCVFCSNDFAHLVEKHRAVASRPVNVRGGARGGGRGGAKGGRGGAGGGRGGRGPRQPKDKMAQLAAYFV